A single genomic interval of Oncorhynchus mykiss isolate Arlee chromosome 13, USDA_OmykA_1.1, whole genome shotgun sequence harbors:
- the LOC110485958 gene encoding E3 ubiquitin-protein ligase SMURF2 isoform X4, translating to MSNQGVRRNGPVKLRLTVLCAKNLSKKDFFRLPDPFAKVVVDGSGQCHSTDTVRNTLDPKWNQHYDLYIGKSDSITISVWNHKKIHKKQGAGFLGCVRLLSNAINRLKDTGYQRLDLNKLGPNDNDTVRGQIVVSLQSRDRIGTGGPVVDCSRLFDNDLPDGWEERRTASGRIQYLNHITRTTQWERPTRPASEYSSPSGRPLSCVVDENTPVMTPNGAAIGVLPSSGSDARVQERRVRSQRHRNYMSRTHLHTPPDLPEGYEQRTTQQGQVYFLHTQTGVSTWHDPRVPRDLSNVNCEELGPLPPGWEIRNTATGRVYFVDHNNRTTQFTDPRLSANLHLVLNPNPPGPNSPGPNGPSPNGSRVAMESQSQNTNLSRQSNQLKEQQPPPQVPALSPAQLPDEAECLTVPKYKRDLVQKLKILRQELSNQQPQAGHCRIEVCREEIFEESYRQVMKMRPKDLWKRLMVKFRGEEGLDYGGVAREWLYLLSHEMLNPYYGLFQYSRDDIYTLQINPDSAVNPEHLSYFHFVGRIMGMAVFHGHYIDGGFTLPFYKQLLGKPITLDDMESVDPDLHNSLVWILDNDITGVLDHTFCVEHNAYGEIIQHELKPNGKTVSVSEDTKKEYVRLYVNWRFLHGIEAQFLALQKGFNEVIPQHLLKSFDEKELELIVCGLGKIDIADWKSNTRLKHCTTDSNVVKWFWKAVESYDEERRARLLQFVTGSSRVPLQGFKALQGAAGPRLFTFHQIDANTNNLPKAHTCFNRIDVPAYEHYDKLYDKLLTAIEETCGFAVE from the exons GTACATTGGGAAGTCTGACTCCATCACCATCAGTGTGTGGAACCACAAGAAGATTCACAAGAAGCAGGGGGCCGGCTTCCTGGGCTGTGTACGCCTTCTCTCCAACGCCATCAACCGCCTCAAAGACACCggct ATCAGAGACTGGACCTGAACAAGCTGGGCCCCAATGACAATGACACAGTGAGAGGCCAGATCGTTG TGAGTCTACAGTCCAGAGACCGTATCGGCACAGGAGGCCCTGTGGTGGACTGCAGCCGTCTGTTTGATAATGATTTACCTGACGG TTGGGAGGAGCGGAGAACAGCCTCTGGTCGGATCCAGTACCTTAACCACATCACACGCACCACGCAATGGGAGAGGCCCACCCG GCCGGCGTCTGAGTACTCCAGCCCCTCCGGGCGGCCCCTCAGCTGCGTGGTGGATGAGAACACTCCGGTCATGACACCCAACGGGGCGGCCATCGGTGTGCTGCCCAGCAGTGGCAGTGACGCGCGGGTCCAGGAGAGACGCGTCCGCTCCCAGAGACACAGGAACTACATGAGCAGGACCCACCTCCACACCCCGCCGGACCTGCCCGAGGGATACG AGCAGAGAACCACACAGCAGGGCCAGGTGTACTTCCTCCACACCCAGACGGGCGTCAGCACATGGCACGACCCCCGAGTGCCCAG GGATCTGAGCAACGTCAACTGTGAGGAGCTGGGTCCTCTGCCGCCGGGCTGGGAGATCCGCAACACGGCAACGGGGCGCGTCTACTTTGTGGACCACAACAACCGAACCACGCAGTTCACCGACCCGCGCCTCTCCGCCAACCTCCACCTGGTCCTCAA TCCAAACCCCCCTGGTCCAAACAGCCCTGGTCCAAACGGTCCTAGTCCAAACGGTTCCCGCGTGGCCATggagagccagagccagaacactAACCTCAG TCGTCAGTCGAATCAGTTGAAGGAGCAGCAGCCCCCCCCGCAGGTCCCGGCGTTGTCCCCGGCCCAGCTCCCCGATGAGGCAGAGTGCCTCACCGTGCCCAAGTACAAGAGGGACCTGGTCCAGAAGCTCAAGATCCTCCGGCAGGAGCTGTCCAATCAGCAGCCCCAGGCAGGCCACTGTCGCATCGAGGTCTGCCGCGAGGAGATCTTTGAG GAGTCGTACCGCCAGGTGATGAAGATGCGTCCCAAGGACCTGTGGAAGAGACTGATGGTCAagttcagaggagaggagggcctgGACTACGGAGGAGTGGCCAG GGAGTGGCTGTACCTGCTGTCCCATGAGATGTTGAACCCCTACTACGGCCTGTTCCAGTACTCCAGAGACGACATCTACACCCTGCAGATCAACCCAGACAGCGCCGTCAAcccg GAGCACCTGTCCTACTTCCACTTTGTGGGTCGTATCATGGGCATGGCGGTGTTCCACGGCCACTACATAGACGGGGGCTTCACCCTGCCCTTCTACAAACAGCTGCTGGGGAAACCCATCACCCTGGATGACATGGAGTCAGTGGACCCAGACCTCCACAACAGCCTGGTCTGGATCCT GGACAACGACATCACGGGGGTGCTGGACCATACGTTCTGTGTGGAGCACAATGCCTACGGCGAGATCATCCAGCACGAACTGAAGCCCAACGGcaagactgtctctgtctccgagGACACCAAGAAGGAGTATGTCAg GCTGTATGTGAACTGGCGTTTCCTCCACGGCATCGAGGCTCAGTTCCTGGCCCTGCAGAAGGGCTTCAACGAGGTCATCCCCCAGCACCTGCTCAAGTCCTTTGACGAGAAGGAACTAGAG TTGATAGTGTGTGGCCTGGGGAAGATCGACATAGCGGACTGGAAGAGCAACACACGTCTGAAGCACTGCACCACGGACAGCAACGTGGTCAAGTGGTTCTGGAAGGCCGTGGAGTCCTACGACGAGGAGAGGAGGGCCAGACTGCTGCAGTTTGTTACCGGGTCATCTAGAGTCCCACTGCAGGGATTCAAGGCTTTACAAG GTGCTGCGGGGCCCAGGCTCTTCACCTTCCACCAGATCGATGCCAACACCAACAATCTACCCAAAGCCCACACCTG CTTTAACCGGATTGACGTTCCCGCCTACGAGCACTATGACAAGCTGTACGACAAGCTGCTGACAGCCATCGAGGAGACGTGTGGCTTTGCGGTGGAATGA
- the LOC110485958 gene encoding E3 ubiquitin-protein ligase SMURF2 isoform X1, whose translation MSNQGVRRNGPVKLRLTVLCAKNLSKKDFFLVNTILHFGSSSTGLPDPFAKVVVDGSGQCHSTDTVRNTLDPKWNQHYDLYIGKSDSITISVWNHKKIHKKQGAGFLGCVRLLSNAINRLKDTGYQRLDLNKLGPNDNDTVRGQIVVSLQSRDRIGTGGPVVDCSRLFDNDLPDGWEERRTASGRIQYLNHITRTTQWERPTRPASEYSSPSGRPLSCVVDENTPVMTPNGAAIGVLPSSGSDARVQERRVRSQRHRNYMSRTHLHTPPDLPEGYEQRTTQQGQVYFLHTQTGVSTWHDPRVPRDLSNVNCEELGPLPPGWEIRNTATGRVYFVDHNNRTTQFTDPRLSANLHLVLNPNPPGPNSPGPNGPSPNGSRVAMESQSQNTNLSSRQSNQLKEQQPPPQVPALSPAQLPDEAECLTVPKYKRDLVQKLKILRQELSNQQPQAGHCRIEVCREEIFEESYRQVMKMRPKDLWKRLMVKFRGEEGLDYGGVAREWLYLLSHEMLNPYYGLFQYSRDDIYTLQINPDSAVNPEHLSYFHFVGRIMGMAVFHGHYIDGGFTLPFYKQLLGKPITLDDMESVDPDLHNSLVWILDNDITGVLDHTFCVEHNAYGEIIQHELKPNGKTVSVSEDTKKEYVRLYVNWRFLHGIEAQFLALQKGFNEVIPQHLLKSFDEKELELIVCGLGKIDIADWKSNTRLKHCTTDSNVVKWFWKAVESYDEERRARLLQFVTGSSRVPLQGFKALQGAAGPRLFTFHQIDANTNNLPKAHTCFNRIDVPAYEHYDKLYDKLLTAIEETCGFAVE comes from the exons GTACATTGGGAAGTCTGACTCCATCACCATCAGTGTGTGGAACCACAAGAAGATTCACAAGAAGCAGGGGGCCGGCTTCCTGGGCTGTGTACGCCTTCTCTCCAACGCCATCAACCGCCTCAAAGACACCggct ATCAGAGACTGGACCTGAACAAGCTGGGCCCCAATGACAATGACACAGTGAGAGGCCAGATCGTTG TGAGTCTACAGTCCAGAGACCGTATCGGCACAGGAGGCCCTGTGGTGGACTGCAGCCGTCTGTTTGATAATGATTTACCTGACGG TTGGGAGGAGCGGAGAACAGCCTCTGGTCGGATCCAGTACCTTAACCACATCACACGCACCACGCAATGGGAGAGGCCCACCCG GCCGGCGTCTGAGTACTCCAGCCCCTCCGGGCGGCCCCTCAGCTGCGTGGTGGATGAGAACACTCCGGTCATGACACCCAACGGGGCGGCCATCGGTGTGCTGCCCAGCAGTGGCAGTGACGCGCGGGTCCAGGAGAGACGCGTCCGCTCCCAGAGACACAGGAACTACATGAGCAGGACCCACCTCCACACCCCGCCGGACCTGCCCGAGGGATACG AGCAGAGAACCACACAGCAGGGCCAGGTGTACTTCCTCCACACCCAGACGGGCGTCAGCACATGGCACGACCCCCGAGTGCCCAG GGATCTGAGCAACGTCAACTGTGAGGAGCTGGGTCCTCTGCCGCCGGGCTGGGAGATCCGCAACACGGCAACGGGGCGCGTCTACTTTGTGGACCACAACAACCGAACCACGCAGTTCACCGACCCGCGCCTCTCCGCCAACCTCCACCTGGTCCTCAA TCCAAACCCCCCTGGTCCAAACAGCCCTGGTCCAAACGGTCCTAGTCCAAACGGTTCCCGCGTGGCCATggagagccagagccagaacactAACCTCAG TAGTCGTCAGTCGAATCAGTTGAAGGAGCAGCAGCCCCCCCCGCAGGTCCCGGCGTTGTCCCCGGCCCAGCTCCCCGATGAGGCAGAGTGCCTCACCGTGCCCAAGTACAAGAGGGACCTGGTCCAGAAGCTCAAGATCCTCCGGCAGGAGCTGTCCAATCAGCAGCCCCAGGCAGGCCACTGTCGCATCGAGGTCTGCCGCGAGGAGATCTTTGAG GAGTCGTACCGCCAGGTGATGAAGATGCGTCCCAAGGACCTGTGGAAGAGACTGATGGTCAagttcagaggagaggagggcctgGACTACGGAGGAGTGGCCAG GGAGTGGCTGTACCTGCTGTCCCATGAGATGTTGAACCCCTACTACGGCCTGTTCCAGTACTCCAGAGACGACATCTACACCCTGCAGATCAACCCAGACAGCGCCGTCAAcccg GAGCACCTGTCCTACTTCCACTTTGTGGGTCGTATCATGGGCATGGCGGTGTTCCACGGCCACTACATAGACGGGGGCTTCACCCTGCCCTTCTACAAACAGCTGCTGGGGAAACCCATCACCCTGGATGACATGGAGTCAGTGGACCCAGACCTCCACAACAGCCTGGTCTGGATCCT GGACAACGACATCACGGGGGTGCTGGACCATACGTTCTGTGTGGAGCACAATGCCTACGGCGAGATCATCCAGCACGAACTGAAGCCCAACGGcaagactgtctctgtctccgagGACACCAAGAAGGAGTATGTCAg GCTGTATGTGAACTGGCGTTTCCTCCACGGCATCGAGGCTCAGTTCCTGGCCCTGCAGAAGGGCTTCAACGAGGTCATCCCCCAGCACCTGCTCAAGTCCTTTGACGAGAAGGAACTAGAG TTGATAGTGTGTGGCCTGGGGAAGATCGACATAGCGGACTGGAAGAGCAACACACGTCTGAAGCACTGCACCACGGACAGCAACGTGGTCAAGTGGTTCTGGAAGGCCGTGGAGTCCTACGACGAGGAGAGGAGGGCCAGACTGCTGCAGTTTGTTACCGGGTCATCTAGAGTCCCACTGCAGGGATTCAAGGCTTTACAAG GTGCTGCGGGGCCCAGGCTCTTCACCTTCCACCAGATCGATGCCAACACCAACAATCTACCCAAAGCCCACACCTG CTTTAACCGGATTGACGTTCCCGCCTACGAGCACTATGACAAGCTGTACGACAAGCTGCTGACAGCCATCGAGGAGACGTGTGGCTTTGCGGTGGAATGA
- the LOC110485958 gene encoding E3 ubiquitin-protein ligase SMURF2 isoform X3, translated as MSNQGVRRNGPVKLRLTVLCAKNLSKKDFFRLPDPFAKVVVDGSGQCHSTDTVRNTLDPKWNQHYDLYIGKSDSITISVWNHKKIHKKQGAGFLGCVRLLSNAINRLKDTGYQRLDLNKLGPNDNDTVRGQIVVSLQSRDRIGTGGPVVDCSRLFDNDLPDGWEERRTASGRIQYLNHITRTTQWERPTRPASEYSSPSGRPLSCVVDENTPVMTPNGAAIGVLPSSGSDARVQERRVRSQRHRNYMSRTHLHTPPDLPEGYEQRTTQQGQVYFLHTQTGVSTWHDPRVPRDLSNVNCEELGPLPPGWEIRNTATGRVYFVDHNNRTTQFTDPRLSANLHLVLNPNPPGPNSPGPNGPSPNGSRVAMESQSQNTNLSSRQSNQLKEQQPPPQVPALSPAQLPDEAECLTVPKYKRDLVQKLKILRQELSNQQPQAGHCRIEVCREEIFEESYRQVMKMRPKDLWKRLMVKFRGEEGLDYGGVAREWLYLLSHEMLNPYYGLFQYSRDDIYTLQINPDSAVNPEHLSYFHFVGRIMGMAVFHGHYIDGGFTLPFYKQLLGKPITLDDMESVDPDLHNSLVWILDNDITGVLDHTFCVEHNAYGEIIQHELKPNGKTVSVSEDTKKEYVRLYVNWRFLHGIEAQFLALQKGFNEVIPQHLLKSFDEKELELIVCGLGKIDIADWKSNTRLKHCTTDSNVVKWFWKAVESYDEERRARLLQFVTGSSRVPLQGFKALQGAAGPRLFTFHQIDANTNNLPKAHTCFNRIDVPAYEHYDKLYDKLLTAIEETCGFAVE; from the exons GTACATTGGGAAGTCTGACTCCATCACCATCAGTGTGTGGAACCACAAGAAGATTCACAAGAAGCAGGGGGCCGGCTTCCTGGGCTGTGTACGCCTTCTCTCCAACGCCATCAACCGCCTCAAAGACACCggct ATCAGAGACTGGACCTGAACAAGCTGGGCCCCAATGACAATGACACAGTGAGAGGCCAGATCGTTG TGAGTCTACAGTCCAGAGACCGTATCGGCACAGGAGGCCCTGTGGTGGACTGCAGCCGTCTGTTTGATAATGATTTACCTGACGG TTGGGAGGAGCGGAGAACAGCCTCTGGTCGGATCCAGTACCTTAACCACATCACACGCACCACGCAATGGGAGAGGCCCACCCG GCCGGCGTCTGAGTACTCCAGCCCCTCCGGGCGGCCCCTCAGCTGCGTGGTGGATGAGAACACTCCGGTCATGACACCCAACGGGGCGGCCATCGGTGTGCTGCCCAGCAGTGGCAGTGACGCGCGGGTCCAGGAGAGACGCGTCCGCTCCCAGAGACACAGGAACTACATGAGCAGGACCCACCTCCACACCCCGCCGGACCTGCCCGAGGGATACG AGCAGAGAACCACACAGCAGGGCCAGGTGTACTTCCTCCACACCCAGACGGGCGTCAGCACATGGCACGACCCCCGAGTGCCCAG GGATCTGAGCAACGTCAACTGTGAGGAGCTGGGTCCTCTGCCGCCGGGCTGGGAGATCCGCAACACGGCAACGGGGCGCGTCTACTTTGTGGACCACAACAACCGAACCACGCAGTTCACCGACCCGCGCCTCTCCGCCAACCTCCACCTGGTCCTCAA TCCAAACCCCCCTGGTCCAAACAGCCCTGGTCCAAACGGTCCTAGTCCAAACGGTTCCCGCGTGGCCATggagagccagagccagaacactAACCTCAG TAGTCGTCAGTCGAATCAGTTGAAGGAGCAGCAGCCCCCCCCGCAGGTCCCGGCGTTGTCCCCGGCCCAGCTCCCCGATGAGGCAGAGTGCCTCACCGTGCCCAAGTACAAGAGGGACCTGGTCCAGAAGCTCAAGATCCTCCGGCAGGAGCTGTCCAATCAGCAGCCCCAGGCAGGCCACTGTCGCATCGAGGTCTGCCGCGAGGAGATCTTTGAG GAGTCGTACCGCCAGGTGATGAAGATGCGTCCCAAGGACCTGTGGAAGAGACTGATGGTCAagttcagaggagaggagggcctgGACTACGGAGGAGTGGCCAG GGAGTGGCTGTACCTGCTGTCCCATGAGATGTTGAACCCCTACTACGGCCTGTTCCAGTACTCCAGAGACGACATCTACACCCTGCAGATCAACCCAGACAGCGCCGTCAAcccg GAGCACCTGTCCTACTTCCACTTTGTGGGTCGTATCATGGGCATGGCGGTGTTCCACGGCCACTACATAGACGGGGGCTTCACCCTGCCCTTCTACAAACAGCTGCTGGGGAAACCCATCACCCTGGATGACATGGAGTCAGTGGACCCAGACCTCCACAACAGCCTGGTCTGGATCCT GGACAACGACATCACGGGGGTGCTGGACCATACGTTCTGTGTGGAGCACAATGCCTACGGCGAGATCATCCAGCACGAACTGAAGCCCAACGGcaagactgtctctgtctccgagGACACCAAGAAGGAGTATGTCAg GCTGTATGTGAACTGGCGTTTCCTCCACGGCATCGAGGCTCAGTTCCTGGCCCTGCAGAAGGGCTTCAACGAGGTCATCCCCCAGCACCTGCTCAAGTCCTTTGACGAGAAGGAACTAGAG TTGATAGTGTGTGGCCTGGGGAAGATCGACATAGCGGACTGGAAGAGCAACACACGTCTGAAGCACTGCACCACGGACAGCAACGTGGTCAAGTGGTTCTGGAAGGCCGTGGAGTCCTACGACGAGGAGAGGAGGGCCAGACTGCTGCAGTTTGTTACCGGGTCATCTAGAGTCCCACTGCAGGGATTCAAGGCTTTACAAG GTGCTGCGGGGCCCAGGCTCTTCACCTTCCACCAGATCGATGCCAACACCAACAATCTACCCAAAGCCCACACCTG CTTTAACCGGATTGACGTTCCCGCCTACGAGCACTATGACAAGCTGTACGACAAGCTGCTGACAGCCATCGAGGAGACGTGTGGCTTTGCGGTGGAATGA
- the LOC110485958 gene encoding E3 ubiquitin-protein ligase SMURF2 isoform X2: MSNQGVRRNGPVKLRLTVLCAKNLSKKDFFLVNTILHFGSSSTGLPDPFAKVVVDGSGQCHSTDTVRNTLDPKWNQHYDLYIGKSDSITISVWNHKKIHKKQGAGFLGCVRLLSNAINRLKDTGYQRLDLNKLGPNDNDTVRGQIVVSLQSRDRIGTGGPVVDCSRLFDNDLPDGWEERRTASGRIQYLNHITRTTQWERPTRPASEYSSPSGRPLSCVVDENTPVMTPNGAAIGVLPSSGSDARVQERRVRSQRHRNYMSRTHLHTPPDLPEGYEQRTTQQGQVYFLHTQTGVSTWHDPRVPRDLSNVNCEELGPLPPGWEIRNTATGRVYFVDHNNRTTQFTDPRLSANLHLVLNPNPPGPNSPGPNGPSPNGSRVAMESQSQNTNLSRQSNQLKEQQPPPQVPALSPAQLPDEAECLTVPKYKRDLVQKLKILRQELSNQQPQAGHCRIEVCREEIFEESYRQVMKMRPKDLWKRLMVKFRGEEGLDYGGVAREWLYLLSHEMLNPYYGLFQYSRDDIYTLQINPDSAVNPEHLSYFHFVGRIMGMAVFHGHYIDGGFTLPFYKQLLGKPITLDDMESVDPDLHNSLVWILDNDITGVLDHTFCVEHNAYGEIIQHELKPNGKTVSVSEDTKKEYVRLYVNWRFLHGIEAQFLALQKGFNEVIPQHLLKSFDEKELELIVCGLGKIDIADWKSNTRLKHCTTDSNVVKWFWKAVESYDEERRARLLQFVTGSSRVPLQGFKALQGAAGPRLFTFHQIDANTNNLPKAHTCFNRIDVPAYEHYDKLYDKLLTAIEETCGFAVE; this comes from the exons GTACATTGGGAAGTCTGACTCCATCACCATCAGTGTGTGGAACCACAAGAAGATTCACAAGAAGCAGGGGGCCGGCTTCCTGGGCTGTGTACGCCTTCTCTCCAACGCCATCAACCGCCTCAAAGACACCggct ATCAGAGACTGGACCTGAACAAGCTGGGCCCCAATGACAATGACACAGTGAGAGGCCAGATCGTTG TGAGTCTACAGTCCAGAGACCGTATCGGCACAGGAGGCCCTGTGGTGGACTGCAGCCGTCTGTTTGATAATGATTTACCTGACGG TTGGGAGGAGCGGAGAACAGCCTCTGGTCGGATCCAGTACCTTAACCACATCACACGCACCACGCAATGGGAGAGGCCCACCCG GCCGGCGTCTGAGTACTCCAGCCCCTCCGGGCGGCCCCTCAGCTGCGTGGTGGATGAGAACACTCCGGTCATGACACCCAACGGGGCGGCCATCGGTGTGCTGCCCAGCAGTGGCAGTGACGCGCGGGTCCAGGAGAGACGCGTCCGCTCCCAGAGACACAGGAACTACATGAGCAGGACCCACCTCCACACCCCGCCGGACCTGCCCGAGGGATACG AGCAGAGAACCACACAGCAGGGCCAGGTGTACTTCCTCCACACCCAGACGGGCGTCAGCACATGGCACGACCCCCGAGTGCCCAG GGATCTGAGCAACGTCAACTGTGAGGAGCTGGGTCCTCTGCCGCCGGGCTGGGAGATCCGCAACACGGCAACGGGGCGCGTCTACTTTGTGGACCACAACAACCGAACCACGCAGTTCACCGACCCGCGCCTCTCCGCCAACCTCCACCTGGTCCTCAA TCCAAACCCCCCTGGTCCAAACAGCCCTGGTCCAAACGGTCCTAGTCCAAACGGTTCCCGCGTGGCCATggagagccagagccagaacactAACCTCAG TCGTCAGTCGAATCAGTTGAAGGAGCAGCAGCCCCCCCCGCAGGTCCCGGCGTTGTCCCCGGCCCAGCTCCCCGATGAGGCAGAGTGCCTCACCGTGCCCAAGTACAAGAGGGACCTGGTCCAGAAGCTCAAGATCCTCCGGCAGGAGCTGTCCAATCAGCAGCCCCAGGCAGGCCACTGTCGCATCGAGGTCTGCCGCGAGGAGATCTTTGAG GAGTCGTACCGCCAGGTGATGAAGATGCGTCCCAAGGACCTGTGGAAGAGACTGATGGTCAagttcagaggagaggagggcctgGACTACGGAGGAGTGGCCAG GGAGTGGCTGTACCTGCTGTCCCATGAGATGTTGAACCCCTACTACGGCCTGTTCCAGTACTCCAGAGACGACATCTACACCCTGCAGATCAACCCAGACAGCGCCGTCAAcccg GAGCACCTGTCCTACTTCCACTTTGTGGGTCGTATCATGGGCATGGCGGTGTTCCACGGCCACTACATAGACGGGGGCTTCACCCTGCCCTTCTACAAACAGCTGCTGGGGAAACCCATCACCCTGGATGACATGGAGTCAGTGGACCCAGACCTCCACAACAGCCTGGTCTGGATCCT GGACAACGACATCACGGGGGTGCTGGACCATACGTTCTGTGTGGAGCACAATGCCTACGGCGAGATCATCCAGCACGAACTGAAGCCCAACGGcaagactgtctctgtctccgagGACACCAAGAAGGAGTATGTCAg GCTGTATGTGAACTGGCGTTTCCTCCACGGCATCGAGGCTCAGTTCCTGGCCCTGCAGAAGGGCTTCAACGAGGTCATCCCCCAGCACCTGCTCAAGTCCTTTGACGAGAAGGAACTAGAG TTGATAGTGTGTGGCCTGGGGAAGATCGACATAGCGGACTGGAAGAGCAACACACGTCTGAAGCACTGCACCACGGACAGCAACGTGGTCAAGTGGTTCTGGAAGGCCGTGGAGTCCTACGACGAGGAGAGGAGGGCCAGACTGCTGCAGTTTGTTACCGGGTCATCTAGAGTCCCACTGCAGGGATTCAAGGCTTTACAAG GTGCTGCGGGGCCCAGGCTCTTCACCTTCCACCAGATCGATGCCAACACCAACAATCTACCCAAAGCCCACACCTG CTTTAACCGGATTGACGTTCCCGCCTACGAGCACTATGACAAGCTGTACGACAAGCTGCTGACAGCCATCGAGGAGACGTGTGGCTTTGCGGTGGAATGA